The following proteins are encoded in a genomic region of Mahella australiensis 50-1 BON:
- a CDS encoding TrpB-like pyridoxal phosphate-dependent enzyme, which produces MSDIKILLDENEIPTHWYNIQADMPNAVKPPLNPKTGQPAGPEDLSVIFPMELLKQEMSVERWIEIPEEVRELYRLWRPSPLYRAQRLEKALDTPAKIYYKYEGASPAGSHKLNTAIPQAYYNKKAGIKRLATETGAGQWGSALAMACNFFGMECTVYMVKVSYQQKPYRRSMMQLFGASVIPSPSDKTQAGRDVLAKNPNSMGSLGVAISEAVEDAINHGDTNYALGSVLNHVVLHQTVIGLEAKKQMEKAGYYPDVIIACSGGGSNFGGIAMPFVYDKIKEGKNTRIMAVEPTACPSLTKGRFAYDYGDVAKLTPMMMMYTVGHDFMPPGIHAGGLRYHGASPLESQLMHDGLIEAKAYDQREVFDAAKLFAQNEGIIPAPESSHAIKAAIDEALAAREAGKSRTILFNLSGHGYFDMGAYDAYLSGRLQDSSLSEDELVRALEALPEV; this is translated from the coding sequence ATGAGCGATATTAAGATATTGCTTGATGAAAACGAAATACCTACCCATTGGTACAATATCCAGGCTGATATGCCAAATGCGGTAAAACCACCGCTTAATCCCAAAACCGGCCAACCGGCTGGGCCAGAGGACCTTTCGGTGATCTTTCCTATGGAGCTTTTAAAGCAGGAGATGAGCGTCGAGCGATGGATAGAGATTCCTGAAGAGGTGCGCGAGTTGTATAGGTTGTGGAGACCGTCACCGTTATATAGGGCTCAGCGATTAGAAAAGGCTTTGGATACACCGGCCAAAATATATTATAAATACGAGGGTGCTAGCCCGGCCGGCAGCCATAAACTAAATACTGCCATACCGCAGGCTTATTATAATAAAAAGGCTGGTATAAAGAGATTGGCCACCGAGACCGGAGCGGGTCAATGGGGTAGCGCTCTGGCTATGGCGTGTAATTTCTTCGGGATGGAATGTACGGTTTATATGGTAAAGGTAAGTTACCAGCAGAAGCCATACAGGCGTTCAATGATGCAGCTATTTGGGGCTTCTGTTATACCGAGTCCAAGTGATAAGACACAGGCTGGCAGGGATGTATTGGCTAAGAACCCGAATTCTATGGGCAGCCTGGGTGTAGCTATAAGCGAGGCTGTTGAGGATGCTATTAACCATGGCGACACCAATTATGCTCTGGGCAGCGTGCTCAATCACGTGGTATTGCATCAAACCGTTATAGGCTTAGAAGCCAAAAAGCAAATGGAAAAGGCCGGCTACTATCCTGATGTGATAATAGCGTGCTCGGGTGGCGGCAGCAATTTCGGCGGTATAGCCATGCCTTTTGTTTACGATAAGATAAAAGAGGGTAAAAATACCCGTATAATGGCTGTGGAGCCCACGGCTTGCCCGAGCCTGACCAAGGGCAGGTTTGCCTATGATTACGGTGATGTCGCTAAGTTGACCCCTATGATGATGATGTATACGGTAGGGCATGATTTTATGCCGCCGGGTATACATGCGGGTGGATTGCGCTATCATGGTGCCTCACCTTTAGAAAGCCAACTAATGCATGATGGCTTAATAGAGGCTAAAGCCTATGATCAGCGTGAGGTATTTGATGCTGCCAAACTCTTTGCCCAGAATGAGGGCATAATACCGGCGCCTGAATCGTCGCATGCCATAAAAGCGGCTATAGATGAAGCTCTGGCAGCAAGAGAAGCTGGAAAATCGAGAACTATATTGTTTAACCTAAGTGGTCACGGCTACTTCGATATGGGCGCTTATGATGCGTATCTGTCTGGCCGGTTGCAGGATTCGTCTTTATCGGAGGACGAATTGGTACGAGCATTGGAGGCATTGCCTGAGGTATAA
- a CDS encoding AraC family transcriptional regulator, producing the protein MNDSYFPDAKEGIDVSVYHCGIEQCQPGHSYGPAIRDHFLIHYILDGCGRFFIDGNEYYLHKNQGFLICPNIVTYYEADSQNPWTYTWVGFNGVKAEQYLKYAGLDRFDPIFTYDKGSFVAQCFSRMMDARQLKRGDTVRLQGLLYIFLSELIESGEPKAWNSKSPTELYIRKAMQYIQANYSQHMSINELAAYIGLNRSYFSALFKQYIHLSPQEFIVRFRMDKACELMSNAELSISDISRSVGYDDPLNFSKIFKKIKGVSPYQYRKGVMTKS; encoded by the coding sequence ATGAACGATTCATATTTTCCGGATGCCAAAGAAGGTATAGATGTGAGCGTATACCACTGTGGTATAGAACAATGTCAACCGGGACATTCATATGGTCCGGCTATAAGGGACCATTTCTTGATACATTATATACTGGATGGCTGCGGAAGGTTTTTTATTGATGGTAACGAATACTATTTGCATAAAAATCAGGGATTTCTTATATGCCCGAATATAGTGACATATTACGAGGCTGACAGTCAAAACCCATGGACTTATACATGGGTGGGCTTCAATGGCGTAAAGGCTGAACAATATCTGAAATACGCCGGTCTCGATCGTTTTGATCCAATTTTCACTTATGATAAAGGCAGCTTCGTAGCTCAATGCTTTTCAAGGATGATGGATGCACGCCAGTTAAAACGCGGCGACACCGTACGCCTTCAAGGGCTTCTTTATATATTCCTATCGGAATTAATAGAATCCGGCGAGCCCAAAGCATGGAACAGTAAAAGCCCTACGGAGTTATATATAAGAAAGGCTATGCAGTATATACAGGCAAATTATTCGCAACATATGAGTATAAATGAGCTAGCAGCTTATATAGGGCTTAATAGGAGCTATTTCAGCGCTCTCTTTAAGCAATACATTCACCTATCACCTCAAGAGTTTATCGTACGCTTTCGTATGGATAAAGCTTGCGAGCTTATGAGCAACGCGGAGCTGTCTATAAGCGACATATCCAGGTCGGTGGGTTACGACGACCCATTGAATTTCTCAAAGATTTTTAAAAAGATAAAAGGGGTATCTCCATATCAATATAGAAAAGGGGTTATGACCAAATCATAA
- a CDS encoding FAD-dependent oxidoreductase, protein MLKNVFSSMHIGKMEVANRLVVPAMVMNFCNSDGTATEKFIAYHETKAKGGWGLIITEDYAVDPRGKGFTGIPGLWDDAQIEGHSELTERVHRYGSKIVAQIYHAGRQTNHFVIGMQPVAPSPIPCPANQEIPHELTVAEIHKIVEEFGDCALRARKAGFDGVEIHGAHGYLIAQFMSPYSNKRTDEYGGSLLNRVRFPLEIISNIRAKAGNDFPIIFRISGDEFVPGGRTIEDTKTIAVLLEHAGVNAIHVSAGVYASMQAIVPPAAVRHGWITDFAAEVKKVVSIPVITVGRINDPIMAETVITSGKADFVAMGRASLADPELPNKAAAGKFDDINYCIGCLQGCIGSLNRGNPGGCLVNPVTGRESELVIKPAEEKKKVFVAGGGPAGMEAAIVAAQRGHEVHLYEKSDRLGGQYAIGAIPPNKGEVDMFIVWQYNQLKKYGVNIHFNTELTVDIVEKEAPDAVVVATGGEPLVPNIPGKDRSNVVNANDVLLGKVNVGHKVIVIGGGMVGSETADHLSNHGKEVTIVEMLPEIAKDEEAAVRYFLMKDLEQNGVKIYVNAPVKEILDDGVIVEIDGAETEIGPADTIVMAVGARSVNTLIEQLEGKVPQVIAIGDAVKVCKALEAVEAGYRAGLAV, encoded by the coding sequence ATGTTGAAAAACGTTTTCTCATCTATGCATATTGGCAAAATGGAAGTGGCTAACAGATTAGTTGTGCCAGCTATGGTAATGAACTTTTGTAATAGCGATGGCACTGCTACTGAGAAGTTTATAGCTTATCACGAAACAAAAGCAAAAGGCGGTTGGGGACTCATAATCACCGAAGACTATGCTGTTGATCCCAGGGGCAAAGGCTTTACTGGTATTCCGGGATTGTGGGATGACGCTCAGATAGAAGGACATTCCGAATTGACAGAAAGGGTACATAGGTATGGCAGTAAGATAGTAGCGCAGATATACCATGCCGGCAGGCAAACAAATCATTTCGTTATAGGCATGCAACCAGTGGCTCCATCGCCGATACCATGTCCGGCTAACCAAGAGATACCACATGAACTCACCGTAGCCGAGATTCATAAAATTGTCGAGGAATTCGGTGATTGTGCATTGAGAGCCAGAAAAGCGGGCTTTGACGGCGTAGAAATACATGGGGCGCATGGCTATCTCATAGCCCAATTTATGTCTCCCTATTCTAATAAACGAACCGATGAATACGGTGGTAGTCTCTTAAACAGAGTGAGATTTCCTTTAGAGATCATATCCAATATAAGGGCTAAGGCAGGTAATGATTTTCCGATAATATTCAGGATTTCGGGCGATGAATTTGTACCTGGAGGCAGAACTATAGAAGACACGAAGACCATAGCTGTATTGCTCGAACATGCCGGGGTAAATGCTATCCATGTTTCTGCAGGTGTATATGCCAGCATGCAAGCTATAGTACCGCCGGCGGCAGTACGTCATGGCTGGATCACCGATTTTGCTGCAGAGGTCAAGAAAGTGGTTTCTATACCGGTGATAACTGTCGGTAGAATTAATGATCCTATAATGGCCGAAACTGTCATTACTTCAGGCAAAGCTGATTTCGTGGCTATGGGCAGGGCCTCGCTCGCCGATCCAGAGCTTCCTAATAAAGCTGCTGCGGGAAAATTTGATGATATCAATTACTGTATAGGGTGTCTGCAAGGCTGTATAGGCAGCCTGAATAGGGGGAATCCGGGTGGCTGTTTGGTCAATCCTGTAACGGGCAGGGAGTCTGAGCTTGTTATAAAACCGGCTGAAGAAAAGAAAAAGGTATTTGTGGCAGGAGGAGGTCCGGCAGGAATGGAGGCTGCTATAGTAGCAGCGCAGCGCGGCCATGAGGTTCACCTGTACGAAAAAAGCGATCGACTGGGAGGGCAATATGCTATAGGAGCTATACCGCCAAATAAAGGCGAAGTGGATATGTTTATTGTTTGGCAATATAACCAGTTAAAAAAATATGGTGTAAATATACACTTTAATACCGAACTGACGGTAGATATCGTTGAAAAAGAAGCGCCTGACGCTGTGGTAGTGGCTACGGGCGGAGAACCGCTGGTGCCCAATATACCAGGTAAAGACAGATCCAATGTGGTCAATGCAAATGATGTGCTGCTGGGTAAGGTTAACGTTGGGCACAAGGTGATAGTTATAGGCGGTGGCATGGTAGGATCCGAAACGGCCGATCATTTGTCCAACCACGGCAAAGAGGTTACGATAGTTGAGATGTTGCCGGAGATTGCAAAGGATGAAGAAGCTGCGGTAAGGTACTTCTTGATGAAAGATTTAGAACAAAATGGCGTGAAGATATATGTCAATGCACCTGTAAAAGAGATACTAGACGACGGCGTCATAGTTGAGATAGACGGGGCGGAAACCGAAATAGGTCCAGCGGATACAATAGTAATGGCCGTAGGAGCCAGATCTGTGAATACATTGATTGAGCAGCTTGAAGGAAAGGTCCCTCAGGTTATAGCTATAGGCGATGCGGTCAAAGTATGCAAGGCTTTGGAGGCTGTTGAAGCTGGTTACAGAGCGGGATTAGCAGTATAA
- a CDS encoding alpha-glucosidase/alpha-galactosidase, which translates to MAKITFMGAGSTVFAKNVLGDCILTPALQDSELALYDIDLQRLSDSEKMLNNINENNGGHARIVAYTDRKKALKGADYVVNAIQVGGYEPCTVTDFEIPKKYGLRQTIGDTLGIGGIFRALRTIPVMLDFAKDMEEVCPDAWFLNYTNPMAMLTGAMLKATAIKTVGLCHSVQGCVPGLLKPLGMDPEGVQWRIAGINHQAWLLEITKDGKDLYPEIKEKAFSRPTPHNDMVRYEIMKQFGYYVTESSEHNAEYLPYFIKNRNPELIERFNIPLDEYPRRCVEQIKRWETMREDLVENKNIEHSRTHEYASYIMEAIETDKPFRIHGNVMNTGLITNLPQDAVVEVPCLVDRNGVNPCYVGELPQQLAAINRTNINVQLVTIEAALAQKRDYIYMAAMLDPHTAAELTIDEIRAMCDDLIEAHGDWLPKYK; encoded by the coding sequence ATGGCTAAAATAACATTTATGGGTGCTGGCAGTACTGTTTTCGCCAAAAATGTACTGGGCGACTGTATACTGACTCCAGCATTGCAGGATTCTGAGCTGGCTTTATATGATATCGATCTTCAGCGGCTCAGCGATTCCGAGAAGATGCTCAATAATATCAACGAAAACAATGGCGGACATGCCAGAATTGTAGCTTACACTGATCGCAAAAAGGCGCTAAAAGGTGCTGATTATGTGGTCAATGCCATACAAGTCGGCGGATATGAGCCCTGCACAGTAACCGACTTTGAAATACCCAAAAAATACGGTTTACGCCAGACTATAGGCGATACACTTGGTATAGGCGGTATTTTCCGCGCCCTCAGGACTATACCGGTTATGTTGGACTTTGCCAAGGATATGGAAGAGGTATGTCCAGACGCATGGTTCTTGAATTATACCAATCCGATGGCTATGTTGACAGGGGCTATGCTCAAGGCTACCGCTATAAAGACGGTAGGCTTGTGCCATAGCGTGCAGGGTTGTGTGCCTGGTTTATTGAAGCCTTTGGGTATGGATCCCGAAGGTGTGCAGTGGAGGATAGCCGGCATAAACCATCAGGCATGGTTGTTAGAGATAACCAAAGATGGCAAGGATCTATATCCGGAAATCAAAGAAAAAGCCTTTTCACGTCCGACGCCTCATAATGATATGGTACGCTATGAGATAATGAAGCAGTTTGGCTATTACGTAACCGAATCCAGTGAACATAACGCTGAATATCTGCCTTATTTTATAAAGAACCGGAATCCTGAGCTCATAGAGCGTTTCAACATACCACTGGATGAATATCCGCGTCGGTGCGTGGAACAGATAAAACGCTGGGAAACCATGCGAGAGGATCTTGTGGAAAATAAAAATATAGAGCACAGCCGCACACACGAGTATGCCTCTTATATTATGGAAGCTATAGAAACCGATAAACCATTCCGCATTCACGGTAATGTCATGAATACCGGCCTTATAACCAATTTGCCGCAGGATGCTGTGGTGGAGGTGCCGTGCTTAGTGGACAGAAATGGCGTTAATCCGTGCTATGTGGGAGAATTACCGCAGCAATTAGCCGCTATAAATCGCACCAATATCAACGTGCAACTTGTAACCATAGAAGCAGCTCTTGCCCAAAAACGCGATTATATCTATATGGCTGCCATGCTGGACCCGCATACCGCTGCGGAACTTACTATAGATGAGATAAGGGCTATGTGCGATGACCTCATAGAAGCGCATGGCGATTGGCTGCCGAAGTATAAATAG
- a CDS encoding heavy metal translocating P-type ATPase produces MAEQREEFILDGLECANCAAKMEDGIKRIDGVCDASVNFATRRLSIDVDDGHDKGHVIKLAQNIVNDIEPQVNMRSLNDAEEGNDEEGEEDISLYRLIMAGIVYAAAFLVPDITWLKFLLFGTAYIISGGDVLFRAVMNIFKGMVFDESLLMSIATLGAFAIGQFAEGVAVMLFYQLGMYFENRAVDRSRRSIKQLIDIRPDYANLKVKDKVSKVDARSVSIGDTIVVKPGERIPLDGTISQGDSMVDTSALTGESVPRTVKTGDEVLAGFINTFGLLEIEVNKPFDQSALSRVLKMVEEAGSRKAPTEKFITRFARYYTPVVVFAALAIAVIPPLLIPQAVFADWVYRALVFLVVSCPCALVLSIPLGFFGGIGAASRRGILIKGGNYLEALNHVGAVVFDKTGTLTKGTFKVTKIEPADGMDRDELLRIAAAAESHSNHPIAKSIIEAYGRPLEGLDIKAYEEIAGQGVRVVLGDREILAGNVALMDRYGVKHPMIDEAGTIVYVAVNGRYAGYIIIADEIKDDAAETIRKLKNMGIKTVMLTGDREPIAKAVAHRLGLDGYFAELLPDQKVEKLEQLQKDLAVGQKLAFVGDGINDAPVLARADIGVAMGALGSDAAIEAADVVLMNDYVSRILGAIDTARRTQRIVQQNIILALGVKAAVLILAAAGMASMWAAVFADVGVAILAVLNSIRVGR; encoded by the coding sequence GTGGCAGAGCAGCGAGAAGAATTCATACTAGATGGCTTGGAATGCGCTAATTGTGCGGCTAAAATGGAGGATGGAATAAAACGCATAGACGGCGTATGCGATGCATCGGTAAATTTCGCGACACGCCGGCTTTCCATCGACGTGGATGATGGGCATGACAAAGGGCACGTTATAAAACTGGCCCAGAATATAGTAAACGATATAGAGCCTCAGGTTAATATGCGTTCTTTGAATGATGCTGAGGAAGGTAATGATGAAGAGGGCGAAGAGGATATCTCCTTGTATCGCCTGATCATGGCTGGGATCGTATATGCGGCGGCGTTTTTAGTGCCCGATATTACATGGTTAAAGTTTTTATTGTTCGGAACTGCTTATATCATTTCCGGCGGCGATGTTTTATTTAGGGCTGTGATGAATATATTCAAAGGTATGGTTTTTGACGAGAGTTTGCTCATGTCTATAGCTACGTTAGGTGCTTTTGCCATAGGGCAATTTGCAGAAGGTGTAGCGGTAATGCTGTTTTATCAATTGGGCATGTATTTTGAGAACAGGGCGGTGGATCGTTCGAGGCGCTCTATAAAACAGCTTATAGATATAAGGCCGGATTATGCTAATTTAAAGGTTAAAGATAAGGTAAGCAAAGTGGACGCTCGAAGTGTTAGTATAGGCGATACTATAGTTGTAAAGCCGGGAGAGAGGATACCGCTGGATGGTACCATAAGTCAAGGAGATTCTATGGTGGATACCTCCGCTTTGACTGGTGAATCTGTACCCAGGACGGTGAAAACCGGCGATGAAGTACTGGCTGGTTTTATAAACACATTTGGGTTGTTAGAGATAGAAGTAAATAAACCGTTTGATCAGTCGGCGCTGTCAAGGGTGTTGAAAATGGTAGAAGAGGCCGGTAGCCGAAAGGCTCCTACTGAAAAATTCATTACGCGCTTTGCGCGCTACTATACGCCAGTAGTGGTCTTTGCGGCATTAGCCATAGCTGTCATCCCGCCACTGCTCATCCCACAGGCTGTATTTGCTGATTGGGTGTACAGGGCATTGGTGTTTTTGGTGGTATCCTGTCCATGCGCTTTGGTTTTATCAATACCGTTGGGTTTCTTTGGAGGCATAGGAGCCGCGTCGCGACGCGGCATATTGATCAAGGGCGGTAACTATCTCGAGGCATTGAATCACGTAGGTGCCGTTGTATTCGATAAAACAGGGACGCTGACCAAGGGCACCTTCAAGGTAACTAAGATCGAACCGGCTGACGGCATGGACAGGGATGAACTGCTTAGGATAGCGGCAGCGGCTGAAAGCCATTCCAACCATCCCATAGCCAAATCCATAATAGAAGCATATGGCCGACCGCTGGAAGGCCTGGACATAAAGGCTTATGAAGAAATAGCCGGCCAAGGTGTTAGGGTTGTATTAGGCGATCGCGAGATATTAGCGGGCAATGTCGCGCTTATGGATAGATATGGCGTAAAACATCCTATGATAGATGAAGCCGGTACCATAGTGTATGTTGCTGTAAATGGCCGATATGCCGGATATATAATTATAGCTGATGAAATAAAGGATGATGCTGCCGAAACCATAAGGAAACTTAAGAATATGGGAATAAAAACCGTGATGTTAACCGGCGACCGAGAGCCTATTGCCAAAGCGGTTGCGCACCGATTGGGGTTGGACGGATATTTTGCAGAATTGTTGCCCGATCAAAAGGTAGAAAAATTAGAGCAATTGCAAAAAGATCTTGCTGTCGGGCAAAAGCTAGCATTTGTAGGCGATGGCATAAACGATGCTCCTGTACTGGCAAGGGCTGATATAGGTGTGGCTATGGGAGCATTGGGCTCTGATGCTGCTATTGAGGCAGCCGATGTGGTGCTGATGAATGACTATGTGTCGCGTATATTGGGTGCTATCGATACAGCCCGTCGCACCCAACGCATAGTGCAGCAAAACATAATACTGGCTTTGGGAGTAAAAGCGGCGGTTCTGATATTAGCCGCTGCAGGTATGGCCTCGATGTGGGCGGCGGTGTTTGCTGATGTAGGCGTGGCCATTCTGGCGGTGTTAAATTCCATACGGGTTGGAAGATAG
- a CDS encoding energy-coupling factor ABC transporter permease, translating into MRYSKLPFCYHLREGDTYMHIPDGFLDTKTMIASATVSVAVIAISNRNIKRAFDEQPVPSMGMMAAFVFVAQMLNFPIAPGVSGHLLGSALVTALFGPAAGMIIMTAVVALQALLFHDGGIMALGANVLNMAVLGCWVAYAVQRIPFGGKIKPVSLFASGWLSIELAAFAASVELGVSATVPFDAVVWPMLLWHAIIGIIEGIITAVTVPFLAKVTVLKPWRKQEVEE; encoded by the coding sequence ATGAGATATTCCAAGCTGCCTTTTTGTTATCATTTGAGGGAAGGGGATACATATATGCATATACCTGATGGTTTTTTGGATACCAAAACGATGATCGCTTCTGCGACGGTTAGCGTGGCAGTTATAGCCATTAGTAACAGGAATATAAAACGCGCATTTGACGAACAGCCTGTTCCTTCGATGGGTATGATGGCCGCGTTCGTATTTGTTGCGCAAATGCTTAATTTTCCAATAGCTCCCGGAGTATCGGGCCATCTTTTGGGTTCGGCGTTGGTCACGGCATTGTTTGGTCCGGCAGCCGGGATGATTATAATGACTGCTGTGGTAGCGCTGCAGGCGCTGTTATTTCATGATGGCGGGATTATGGCATTGGGGGCAAACGTACTCAATATGGCCGTTTTGGGATGTTGGGTGGCTTATGCTGTGCAGCGTATTCCATTCGGTGGAAAAATCAAACCAGTCTCATTGTTTGCTAGCGGTTGGCTATCGATAGAGTTGGCGGCATTTGCGGCATCCGTAGAACTCGGCGTATCGGCAACAGTACCATTTGATGCCGTTGTATGGCCTATGCTGCTATGGCATGCCATCATAGGTATAATAGAAGGTATTATTACGGCAGTGACTGTGCCATTCCTGGCAAAAGTAACAGTATTAAAGCCGTGGCGAAAACAGGAGGTCGAGGAATAA
- a CDS encoding UPF0182 family protein: MTLKRWIGWLVTIIIAVIIVLLALTGFFVDYQWFDSIGYLSVFMTRFITQAQIAIPVFIAVFAVLYAYSSMVKRDYMRYMAAALTKRQSRLLNTVIITALLFISAVIALSESSGIWSQWLTFINSSDFGIKDPIFGRDLSLYMFRLPFLHSLYSFILNFTVILAILTILVYALMYMSDKTRFYRLFEKDNVVRVVSNKDIVRAAIKRIAWLGFIFFLTLAFGYYLKAFDLLYSTRGKVVGAGYTDIHVTLLFYRILMIVSVAGAFVFIIGAIRQKIWWAASAPLAIVALLVVSAVAGGVVQGLIVSANEFKKEQPYIENNIKYTKMAYGLDKIEEKDFNADQTLTVQDLNENRDTIDNIRINDYRPALEVYNQLQGIRLYYQFNDIDIDRYMLDERYTEVFLSPRELNIDKLPDNAKTWINQHLRYTHGYGVVMSPVNAVTPSGQPQLIIKDIPPKNADGVDIKRPEIYFGESTDQYVIVKTGQKEFDYPMGEQNKETIYQEETGIAMSFANRLLFTLYTGDFRLLLSSDINAGSRILINRDIADRVRMIAPFLRYDDDPYIVIDDDGRLYWIIDAYTTSNRYPYSEPDSMNLGVNYMRNSVKVIIDAYNGKTDFYLVDKTDPVANVYKGIFPKLFKDADDMPDGLKDNLRYPQLLFDVQAEIYRRYHMTDPQVFYSGEDAWNIANEKYGNEIQEIESQYIIMKLPEEDKAEFILMVPFTPVKKDNMTAWMAARMDGDDYGKLIVYRFPKDKLVYGPMQVEYSIDQDTNISKELTLWNQQGSSVVRGNTLVIPIENSLLYVEPIYIRSATESSLPEVKKIIMFYENKLVMEDNLEAALNRIFGIEEEQQTQPTTPVSPGTPRQQDLVRRANDLLQQAKDASQRGDWAAYGEYLKQLEDVLEQAIGER; the protein is encoded by the coding sequence ATGACGCTGAAACGATGGATAGGATGGCTTGTAACGATAATAATAGCCGTTATCATAGTATTGCTGGCTTTGACGGGATTTTTTGTGGACTACCAATGGTTTGACAGTATAGGTTACCTTTCGGTATTTATGACCCGCTTTATAACGCAGGCACAGATCGCTATTCCCGTTTTTATAGCAGTGTTTGCCGTGTTGTATGCATACAGCAGTATGGTTAAGCGTGATTATATGCGTTATATGGCGGCTGCTTTAACAAAGCGGCAATCCCGCTTGTTGAATACTGTTATAATCACAGCTTTGCTATTCATATCGGCTGTAATAGCTTTATCCGAATCCTCAGGTATATGGTCTCAATGGCTTACGTTTATCAATTCGTCCGATTTTGGCATAAAGGATCCGATTTTTGGGCGTGACCTAAGCCTTTATATGTTCCGTTTGCCTTTTTTACATAGCCTTTATAGCTTTATATTAAATTTTACTGTTATATTGGCGATACTTACAATACTGGTATACGCTCTTATGTATATGTCGGATAAAACGCGCTTTTATCGCTTGTTCGAGAAGGATAACGTTGTTAGGGTTGTTTCAAACAAGGATATAGTACGCGCGGCTATAAAGCGTATAGCATGGCTCGGTTTCATATTCTTTTTGACATTGGCTTTCGGTTATTACTTAAAAGCCTTTGACCTTCTGTATTCCACGCGCGGCAAGGTTGTAGGAGCGGGATATACCGATATTCACGTTACCCTGCTGTTTTACAGAATACTTATGATTGTATCGGTTGCAGGAGCGTTTGTGTTTATTATCGGAGCTATAAGGCAAAAGATATGGTGGGCTGCATCGGCTCCTCTAGCTATAGTGGCGCTTCTTGTAGTTTCAGCCGTTGCCGGAGGCGTGGTTCAAGGCTTGATTGTATCGGCCAATGAATTTAAGAAAGAACAGCCTTATATAGAGAACAACATAAAGTATACAAAAATGGCTTATGGTTTGGATAAAATAGAAGAAAAAGATTTTAACGCAGATCAGACTTTGACGGTCCAGGATCTAAATGAAAACAGGGATACTATAGATAATATACGGATTAACGATTATAGACCAGCGTTAGAGGTATATAACCAATTGCAAGGTATAAGGTTGTACTATCAATTCAATGACATAGATATAGATCGTTATATGCTGGATGAACGCTATACCGAGGTGTTTCTATCACCTAGGGAGCTAAATATCGATAAACTTCCGGATAATGCTAAGACGTGGATAAATCAGCATCTTAGATATACACATGGTTATGGCGTTGTTATGTCGCCTGTGAATGCTGTAACACCTAGTGGACAACCGCAGTTGATTATAAAGGATATACCGCCCAAGAACGCTGATGGCGTCGACATAAAGAGGCCGGAAATATACTTCGGCGAATCTACTGATCAATATGTTATAGTAAAGACAGGGCAAAAAGAATTCGATTATCCCATGGGCGAACAAAACAAGGAAACAATCTATCAGGAAGAGACTGGCATAGCTATGTCATTTGCAAATCGCCTGCTGTTTACGCTGTATACAGGGGATTTCAGATTGCTTTTGTCATCGGATATAAACGCCGGAAGCAGGATACTGATAAATCGCGATATAGCCGATAGAGTGAGGATGATAGCGCCGTTTTTGCGCTACGACGATGATCCGTATATCGTTATAGATGACGATGGCAGGCTGTATTGGATAATAGATGCTTACACCACCAGCAACAGATATCCGTATTCAGAACCGGATAGTATGAATTTAGGCGTGAATTATATGCGCAATTCAGTTAAAGTAATTATAGATGCCTATAACGGCAAAACGGATTTCTATCTTGTGGATAAGACCGATCCTGTAGCCAATGTGTATAAAGGAATATTTCCGAAGCTTTTCAAAGATGCTGATGATATGCCCGATGGGCTTAAGGATAATCTGCGGTATCCTCAGCTTCTATTCGATGTACAGGCTGAAATATATAGGCGTTATCATATGACTGATCCGCAAGTATTTTACAGCGGCGAAGATGCATGGAATATAGCTAATGAAAAATATGGCAATGAGATACAGGAGATAGAGTCGCAGTATATAATAATGAAATTACCGGAAGAGGATAAAGCAGAATTTATACTTATGGTACCGTTTACGCCGGTAAAGAAGGATAATATGACAGCATGGATGGCTGCGCGCATGGATGGAGACGATTACGGCAAGCTTATTGTATACCGATTTCCCAAAGACAAACTGGTATATGGGCCTATGCAGGTCGAATACAGCATTGATCAGGACACGAATATATCGAAGGAGTTAACGCTGTGGAATCAGCAGGGCTCGTCAGTGGTGCGAGGCAATACGTTGGTCATACCAATAGAGAATTCACTGCTTTATGTGGAGCCGATTTATATACGCTCGGCCACCGAGAGCAGCCTGCCCGAGGTCAAGAAAATTATAATGTTCTATGAAAATAAACTGGTTATGGAAGATAATCTTGAAGCTGCATTAAATCGAATATTTGGCATAGAAGAAGAGCAACAAACGCAGCCTACAACGCCTGTATCTCCCGGTACACCCCGGCAACAGGATCTCGTAAGGCGGGCTAATGATCTGTTGCAGCAGGCTAAGGATGCATCGCAACGTGGAGACTGGGCCGCCTACGGTGAATATTTGAAACAACTCGAGGATGTGCTAGAGCAGGCAATAGGTGAGAGATAA